One window of Nostoc sp. C052 genomic DNA carries:
- a CDS encoding M90 family metallopeptidase produces the protein MIKTIVIFFTIGLIIVGILVNPILVKRRRNRLKHRPFPPLWSAIIENNLPIYPCLSPDEIRRLQGHIQVFLAEKQFIGCRGLQVTEEMKLTLAAVACLLLLNERGQYFPRLRSILMYPNAYFVQETTAIGNYVVEERRVARLGESWTTDQVVVSWEQVKQDTANWRDGRNVVLHEFAHQLDQEDGKAEGVPILQHNSDYPIWSKVMTEAYQQLCNDLLQGVKTVMDSYGATNPAEFFAVATETFFEKPHQLLSKHPALYEQLQRYYKLNPVQWV, from the coding sequence ATGATTAAAACAATAGTTATCTTTTTCACCATTGGACTAATTATTGTTGGGATTTTAGTCAATCCCATTCTAGTTAAAAGGCGAAGAAACCGTCTCAAACATCGTCCTTTTCCTCCCCTTTGGAGTGCCATTATTGAGAATAATCTTCCTATTTATCCTTGTCTTTCTCCCGATGAAATTAGACGACTTCAGGGACATATTCAAGTGTTTTTAGCAGAAAAGCAATTTATTGGCTGTAGAGGATTACAAGTTACAGAAGAAATGAAACTTACCCTTGCGGCTGTTGCCTGTTTACTCCTACTTAATGAACGTGGGCAGTACTTTCCTAGACTTCGTTCAATTCTAATGTATCCCAATGCTTATTTTGTTCAGGAAACGACTGCTATTGGAAATTATGTTGTTGAAGAAAGGCGTGTGGCAAGATTAGGCGAATCGTGGACAACTGACCAAGTAGTAGTATCTTGGGAACAAGTGAAACAAGACACTGCCAACTGGAGGGATGGACGTAACGTTGTACTTCATGAATTCGCCCATCAGTTGGATCAAGAGGATGGTAAAGCTGAGGGAGTTCCTATATTGCAACATAACTCAGACTATCCTATTTGGTCAAAGGTGATGACAGAAGCATATCAGCAACTTTGTAACGATCTTCTACAAGGCGTAAAGACGGTAATGGATAGCTATGGCGCAACAAATCCCGCAGAATTTTTTGCCGTGGCGACTGAGACATTCTTTGAAAAACCGCACCAATTGTTGTCCAAGCATCCGGCACTTTATGAGCAATTACAACGTTACTATAAATTAAATCCTGTGCAATGGGTTTAA